One segment of Macrotis lagotis isolate mMagLag1 chromosome 1, bilby.v1.9.chrom.fasta, whole genome shotgun sequence DNA contains the following:
- the C1H19orf47 gene encoding uncharacterized protein C19orf47 homolog isoform X2, translating to MVSVTMATSEWIQFFKEAGIPPGPAVNYAVMFVDNRIQKNMLLDLNKEIMNELGVTVVGDIIAILKHAKVVYRQDVCKAAAESLASSPSHLQAELRRSATSASRMIANSLSRDSPPSTPVRRPDASTSKISVTVSNKMASKHAKAAALDQLEEENAAVPVKRRRRVTAEMEGKYIITMPKGTTPRTRKILEQQQAAKGVQRTSVFDRLGAETKADTTTGNKPTGVFSRLGDALETDEERAADSDDDSSVLQYAGVLKRMGKSFNKDSTPLGVTIKAKATSSEAKPVPATLRRLGGNQGPSAERKPEPLPKVSVIQRLGKATLPPEAQDSQVTSTKSKSPAEFKVTIKRTLAGPRVSSSSEGHSAQMDNTGTISVFKRLGRKTD from the exons ATGGTGTCGGTCACAATGG CTACGTCAGAATGGATCCAGTTCTTCAAGGAAGCTGGGATCCCCCCAGGGCCTGCTGTCAACTATGCAGTGATGTTTGTAGATAACAG AATCCAGAAGAATATGTTGCTAGACCTGAATAAGGAGATCATGAATGAGCTCGGCGTGACTGTGGTGGGTGACATCATTGCCATCCTCAAACATGCCAAGGTGGTGTATCGCCAG GATGTGTGCAAAGCGGCTGCTGAGTCCTTGGCTTCGAGTCCCAGCCACCTGCAGGCAGAGCTCCGGCGTAGCGCGACTAGCG CTTCTCGGATGATTGCTAATAGCCTGAGTCGGGACTCCCCACCCAGCACCCCTGTCAGGCGTCCTGATGCCAGTACCTCCAAGATCTCAGTCACTGTCTCCAACAAGATGGCCTCAAAGCATGCCAAAGCTGCTG CTCTGGACCAGCTTGAAGAGGAGAATGCTGCTGTGCCAGTGAAGCGGAGGCGCCGTGTAACTGCCGAAATGGAAGGGAAATACATTATCACCATGCCCAAGGGGACCACGCCTCGGACACGCAAGATCCTAGAGCAGCAGCAAGCGGCTAAAG GTGTCCAGAGGACGTCTGTATTTGACCGGCTTGGAGCCGAGACCAAGGCTGATACGACAACTGGGAACAAG CCCACAGGTGTCTTTAGCCGATTGGGTGATGCCCTGGAGACAGATGAGGAGCGGGCAGCGGATAGTGATGATGATAGCTCCGTCCTGCAATACGCTGGAGTCCTGAAGAGgatgggcaagtcctttaacaaGGATAGCACGCCCCTGGGGGTGACCATCAAGGCCAAAGCCACCAGCTCAGAAGCCAAGCCAGTCCCAGCCACCCTTCGGCGCTTAGGGGGCAACCAGGGCCCCTCTGCTGAGAGGAAGCCAGAACCGTTGCCCAAAGTCAGCGTCATCCAGAGACTTGGCAAAGCCACTCTTCCCCCAGAGGCTCAGGACAGCCAAGTCACCAGCACAAAGAGTAAGTCCCCAGCTGAGTTCAAGGTTACCATAAAGAGGACCTTGGCAGGCCCAAGGGTGAGCAGCTCGAGCGAGGGCCATAGTGCACAGATGGACAACACAGGGACTATTAGTGTGTTTAAAAGACTGGGGCGGAAGACTGACTAA
- the PLD3 gene encoding 5'-3' exonuclease PLD3: MKLHTVYQQLKPRPEEQLPSPAVTWKPGDKKVRWVLLVMTLVMMGLGALLTQLLLWPRLKTPQERTQSPPNSICEDPCQIVLVESIPEGLTFPKGPVHPSISQAWLDLMAGAQHSLDIASFYWTLTNNDTQTQEPSAQQGEEILRQLQSLAPRGVSVRVAVSKPRGPQPQADLQSLLTSGAQVRMVDMQRLTHGVLHTKFWVVDQTHIYIGSANMDWRSLTQVKELGVVVYNCSCLAQDLAKVFEAYWYLGQPDSSIPSPWPDNYTTHYNLETPMELHLNGTPAQAFLSSAPPSLCGGGRTPDLRALLSLVNDARQFVYVAVMNYLPIMEYSHPRRFWPAIDDALRRAACERGVQVRLLVSCWSHSEPALRPFLLSLAALQDNHTHYDVKVRLFVVPSTEAQARIPYARVNHNKYMVTDRSTYVGTSNWSGNYFTQTAGSALVVNQSEASGLHTQLKAVFLRDWDSPYSHTLDSPGLAEGHSCRLL, from the exons ATGAAACTGCATACAGTGTACCAACAG TTGAAGCCACGTCCTGAGGAGCAGCTTCCCTCACCTGCTGTGACCTGGAAACCGGGAGACAAG AAAGTCCGATGGGTCTTGTTGGTCATGACCCTGGTGATGATGGGCCTGGGTGCCCTGCTTACCCAACTGCTGCTGTGGCCCAGGCTCAAGACCCCCCAAGAAAGGACCCAGTCACCCCCCAATTCCATCTGTGAGGATCCCTGCCA GATTGTCCTGGTAGAGAGCATCCCTGAGGGCCTCACCTTCCCCAAAGGTCCTGTCCACCCTTCCATCAGCCAGGCCTGGCTAGACCTGATGGCTGGTGCCCAGCACAGCCTGGACATTGCCTCGTTCTACTGGACTCTCACCAACAATGACACCCAGACCCAGGAACCTTCTGCCCAACAG GGCGAGGAGATTCTCAGACAGCTGCAGAGCCTGGCCCCAAGAGGTGTGTCTGTACGTGTGGCTGTCAGCAAGCCCAGGGGCCCCCAACCCCAGGCCGACCTTCAGAGCCTTCTAACGAGTG gGGCCCAGGTCCGGATGGTAGACATGCAGAGACTGACCCATGGTGTCCTACATACTAAGTTCTGGGTGGTAGATCAAACTCACATCTACATTGGCAGTGCCAACATGGACTGGCGCTCTCTGACTCAG GTGAAGGAGCTGGGGGTGGTGGTCTACAACTGCAGCTGCTTGGCCCAGGACCTGGCCAAAGTGTTTGAGGCCTACTGGTATCTGGGCCAGCCGGACAGCAGCATCCCTTCTCCCTGGCCGGACAATTACACCACCCACTACAATCTGGAGACCCCCATGGAGCTGCATCTCAATGGGACCCCTGCCCAGGCCTTCCTCTCA AGCGCTCCCCCATCACTGTGTGGAGGGGGCCGCACCCCGGACCTGCGTGCTCTGCTCAGCCTGGTGAATGATGCCCGACAGTTTGTTTATGTTGCTGTCATGAACTACCTTCCCATCATGGAATATTCCCACCCTCGAAG GTTCTGGCCAGCCATTGACGATGCCCTCCGGCGAGCCGCCTGTGAGCGAGGGGTTCAAGTGAGACTTCTGGTGAGCTGTTGGAGCCACTCAGAGCCCGCCTTGCggcccttcctcctctccctggcGGCCCTCCAGGACAATCACACCCACTACGATGTGAAAGTG AGGCTCTTCGTGGTTCCCTCCACTGAGGCACAGGCCCGGATCCCTTATGCTCGCGTCAACCACAACAAATACATGGTGACGGACCGATCGACCTATGTGG GCACGTCCAACTGGTCGGGCAACTACTTCACCCAGACTGCAGGCTCGGCCCTGGTGGTGAATCAGAGTGAGGCTTCGGGCCTCCACACGCAACTCAAAGCCGTCTTCCTTCGGGACTGGGACTCCCCATACAGCCACACGCTGGATAGCCCAGGCCTGGCTGAGGGGCATTCCTGCCGCCTGCTGTGA
- the HIPK4 gene encoding homeodomain-interacting protein kinase 4 isoform X2 has product MGRGNGFPSQSSAIQRKTKCTEPSGKGTFGEVAKGWRRSTGEMVAIKILKNDAYRNRIIKNELKLLRCMRGLDPDEAHIIRFLEFFHDALKFYLVFELLEQNLFEFQKENNFAPLAARHIRTVTLQVLRALARLKELAIIHADLKPENIMLVDQTRCPFRVKVIDFGSASIFSEVRYVKEPYIQSRFYRAPEILLGLPFCEKVDVWSLGCVMAELHLGWPLYPGNNEYDQIRYICETQGLPKAHLLHAARKAHHFFKRNPHPEASNPWQLKSSADYLAETKVRPLERRKYMLKSLDQIETVNGGGAAGKLAFPDRETLAEYADLKSMVELIKRMLTWESHERISPSAALRHPFVSMQQLRSAHEGTRYYQLSLRGCRLSLQLEGRAPADDGPPYYRLAEEEEGSGGGGGGVSGGGGGSGGGSSGGSGGSGSAYYREEKAPGVQRAIDQLDDLSLQEPGRLWGEGRAGAYGATEPTSDTIVLPKGVSRRGREPGPEPILAFYGSRLTGRHKSRKHPAGSKSDPNFGNLIRLGQASPEEGGPGRGGGWEEGERRGASADPPAVPQLDGDGPDERPGAKELTLAAERAGPELYDAGAPPLPPCPGEWLSDPDWSLEGSGGARGQAPPPRHPHPHGPPRVTGFLQHVGGHH; this is encoded by the exons ATGGGGAGGGGAAACGGATTCCCATCACAGAGTTCTGCCATCCAGAGGAAGACTAAGTGTACTGAGCCTTCAG GTAAGGGGACCTTTGGTGAGGTGGCCAAGGGCTGGCGACGGAGCACGGGTGAGATGGTGGCCATCAAGATCCTGAAGAATGATGCGTACCGTAATCGCATCATTAAGAATGAGCTCAAACTCCTTCGCTGCATGCGGGGCCTGGACCCTGACGAGGCCCACATCATCCGCTTTCTTGAGTTCTTCCATGATGCCCTCAAGTTTTACCTGGTCTTTGAGCTGCTGGAGCAGAACCTTTTTGAGTTCCAAAAAGAGAACAATTTTGCGCCCCTTGCGGCCCGTCACATCCGAACAGTGACGTTGCAGGTGCTCCGGGCCCTGGCCCGGCTCAAGGAACTGGCCATCATCCATGCTGACCTCAAACCGGAGAACATCATGCTGGTCGACCAGACACGTTGTCCCTTCAGGGTCAAG GTGATTGACTTTGGCTCAGCCAGCATCTTCAGCGAGGTGCGTTATGTCAAAGAACCCTACATCCAGTCCCGTTTTTACCGGGCTCCGGAGATCCTCCTGGGACTGCCCTTCTGCGAGAAGGTGGATGTCTGGTCACTGGGGTGCGTAATGGCTGAGCTTCACCTGGGCTGGCCTCTCTACCCAGGCAACAATGAATACGACCAGATCCGCTACATCTGTGAGACCCAGGGCCTGCCCAAGGCCCACCTCCTGCACGCCGCCCGGAAAGCCCACCATTTCTTCAAACGGAATCCCCATCCAGAGGCCTCCAACCCTTGGCAGCTCAAATCTTCAGCTGACTATCTGGCAGAGACCAAG GTCCGCCCCCTGGAGCGGCGTAAATACATGCTCAAGTCTCTGGATCAGATTGAGACTGTGAATGGCGGTGGGGCAGCAGGCAAACTGGCGTTTCCAGACCGCGAGACGCTGGCAGAATACGCAGACCTCAAGAGCATGGTGGAGCTTATCAAGCGAATGCTAACCTGGGAGTCCCATGAGCGAATCAGCCCCAGTGCTGCTCTCCGCCATCCCTTCGTGTCCATGCAGCAGCTACGGAGTGCCCACGAGGGTACCCGCTACTACCAGCTGTCCCTGCGTGGCTGCCGCCTCTCGTTGCAGCTGGAGGGGCGGGCACCCGCAGATGATGGGCCACCCTATTATCGCCtggcagaggaggaggaaggcagCGGTGGTGGTGGCGGCGGTGTCagcggtggtggtggtggcagtggcGGTGGCagcagtggtggtagtggtggcagTGGCAGCGCCTACTACCGGGAGGAGAAGGCCCCTGGTGTGCAGAGAGCTATCGATCAGCTGGATGACCTAAGCCTGCAGGAACCTGGAAGGCTCTGGGGAGAAGGCCGAGCTGGGGCCTACGGTGCCACTGAGCCAACCAGCGATACCATAGTGCTGCCCAAGGGAGTCAGCCGGCGGGGACGAGAGCCTGGACCTGAGCCCATCCTGGCCTTCTATGGCAGCCGTCTCACCGGGCGCCACAAGTCCCGCAAGCACCCTGCTGGCTCCAAGTCTGACCCTAACTTTGGCAACCTCATCCGGCTGGGCCAGGCCTCGCCTGAAGAAGGTGGCCCTGGCCGGGGAGGTGGCTGGGAGGAGGGGGAGCGGCGTGGGGCCTCTGCAGACCCCCCCGCTGTCCCACAGCTGGATGGAGATGGGCCCGACGAACGTCCTGGGGCCAAGGAGCTGACACTAGCTGCTGAG AGGGCTGGCCCGGAGCTGTACGACGCAGGTGCACCCCCCTTGCCCCCCTGTCCAGGGGAGTGGCTAAGTGATCCCGACTGGAGCTTGGAGGGTAGTGGTGGGGCCCGGGGACAGGCTCCCCCACCccgccacccccacccccatgggcCTCCCCGGGTCACTGGCTTCCTCCAGCATGTTGGCGGGCATCACTGA
- the HIPK4 gene encoding homeodomain-interacting protein kinase 4 isoform X1, whose protein sequence is MGRGNGFPSQSSAIQRKTKCTEPSGAAHCPPWVLPSIGGGERPFLEHDSPFCIRVQRRVSDNRTHPAQQPRNRSGSRGGLIPSPGWGGGAKAPAVSHSREGGGGAAERALSLGGTSAVLFPPLGPRGRRRGGRPRRRRVEGSGRAMATIQSETDCYDIIEVLGKGTFGEVAKGWRRSTGEMVAIKILKNDAYRNRIIKNELKLLRCMRGLDPDEAHIIRFLEFFHDALKFYLVFELLEQNLFEFQKENNFAPLAARHIRTVTLQVLRALARLKELAIIHADLKPENIMLVDQTRCPFRVKVIDFGSASIFSEVRYVKEPYIQSRFYRAPEILLGLPFCEKVDVWSLGCVMAELHLGWPLYPGNNEYDQIRYICETQGLPKAHLLHAARKAHHFFKRNPHPEASNPWQLKSSADYLAETKVRPLERRKYMLKSLDQIETVNGGGAAGKLAFPDRETLAEYADLKSMVELIKRMLTWESHERISPSAALRHPFVSMQQLRSAHEGTRYYQLSLRGCRLSLQLEGRAPADDGPPYYRLAEEEEGSGGGGGGVSGGGGGSGGGSSGGSGGSGSAYYREEKAPGVQRAIDQLDDLSLQEPGRLWGEGRAGAYGATEPTSDTIVLPKGVSRRGREPGPEPILAFYGSRLTGRHKSRKHPAGSKSDPNFGNLIRLGQASPEEGGPGRGGGWEEGERRGASADPPAVPQLDGDGPDERPGAKELTLAAERAGPELYDAGAPPLPPCPGEWLSDPDWSLEGSGGARGQAPPPRHPHPHGPPRVTGFLQHVGGHH, encoded by the exons ATGGGGAGGGGAAACGGATTCCCATCACAGAGTTCTGCCATCCAGAGGAAGACTAAGTGTACTGAGCCTTCAGGTGCTGCCCACTGCCCACCCTGGGTTCTGCCATCAATCGGGGGAGGGGAAAGGCCTTTCTTGGAACACGACAGTCCATTCTGCATCAGGGTCCAGAGGAGGGTCTCCGACAACAGAACCCATCCCGCTCAGCAACCCCGGAACCGATCGGGGTCCCGGGGGGGGCTCATCCCGAgcccggggtgggggggaggggcgAAGGCCCCAGCAGTTTCGCACTCCAGAGAGGGGGGGGGTGGGGCAGCGGAGAGGGCGCTGTCCCTGGGCGGCACGAGTGCGGTTCTCTTTCCCCCGCTCGGGCCCCGGGGCCGGCGGCGGGGCGGGCGCCCTCGGCGGAGGAGGGTCGAGGGCAGTGGCCGGGCCATGGCCACCATCCAGTCTGAAACCGACTGCTATGACATCATCGAGGTCCTAGGTAAGGGGACCTTTGGTGAGGTGGCCAAGGGCTGGCGACGGAGCACGGGTGAGATGGTGGCCATCAAGATCCTGAAGAATGATGCGTACCGTAATCGCATCATTAAGAATGAGCTCAAACTCCTTCGCTGCATGCGGGGCCTGGACCCTGACGAGGCCCACATCATCCGCTTTCTTGAGTTCTTCCATGATGCCCTCAAGTTTTACCTGGTCTTTGAGCTGCTGGAGCAGAACCTTTTTGAGTTCCAAAAAGAGAACAATTTTGCGCCCCTTGCGGCCCGTCACATCCGAACAGTGACGTTGCAGGTGCTCCGGGCCCTGGCCCGGCTCAAGGAACTGGCCATCATCCATGCTGACCTCAAACCGGAGAACATCATGCTGGTCGACCAGACACGTTGTCCCTTCAGGGTCAAG GTGATTGACTTTGGCTCAGCCAGCATCTTCAGCGAGGTGCGTTATGTCAAAGAACCCTACATCCAGTCCCGTTTTTACCGGGCTCCGGAGATCCTCCTGGGACTGCCCTTCTGCGAGAAGGTGGATGTCTGGTCACTGGGGTGCGTAATGGCTGAGCTTCACCTGGGCTGGCCTCTCTACCCAGGCAACAATGAATACGACCAGATCCGCTACATCTGTGAGACCCAGGGCCTGCCCAAGGCCCACCTCCTGCACGCCGCCCGGAAAGCCCACCATTTCTTCAAACGGAATCCCCATCCAGAGGCCTCCAACCCTTGGCAGCTCAAATCTTCAGCTGACTATCTGGCAGAGACCAAG GTCCGCCCCCTGGAGCGGCGTAAATACATGCTCAAGTCTCTGGATCAGATTGAGACTGTGAATGGCGGTGGGGCAGCAGGCAAACTGGCGTTTCCAGACCGCGAGACGCTGGCAGAATACGCAGACCTCAAGAGCATGGTGGAGCTTATCAAGCGAATGCTAACCTGGGAGTCCCATGAGCGAATCAGCCCCAGTGCTGCTCTCCGCCATCCCTTCGTGTCCATGCAGCAGCTACGGAGTGCCCACGAGGGTACCCGCTACTACCAGCTGTCCCTGCGTGGCTGCCGCCTCTCGTTGCAGCTGGAGGGGCGGGCACCCGCAGATGATGGGCCACCCTATTATCGCCtggcagaggaggaggaaggcagCGGTGGTGGTGGCGGCGGTGTCagcggtggtggtggtggcagtggcGGTGGCagcagtggtggtagtggtggcagTGGCAGCGCCTACTACCGGGAGGAGAAGGCCCCTGGTGTGCAGAGAGCTATCGATCAGCTGGATGACCTAAGCCTGCAGGAACCTGGAAGGCTCTGGGGAGAAGGCCGAGCTGGGGCCTACGGTGCCACTGAGCCAACCAGCGATACCATAGTGCTGCCCAAGGGAGTCAGCCGGCGGGGACGAGAGCCTGGACCTGAGCCCATCCTGGCCTTCTATGGCAGCCGTCTCACCGGGCGCCACAAGTCCCGCAAGCACCCTGCTGGCTCCAAGTCTGACCCTAACTTTGGCAACCTCATCCGGCTGGGCCAGGCCTCGCCTGAAGAAGGTGGCCCTGGCCGGGGAGGTGGCTGGGAGGAGGGGGAGCGGCGTGGGGCCTCTGCAGACCCCCCCGCTGTCCCACAGCTGGATGGAGATGGGCCCGACGAACGTCCTGGGGCCAAGGAGCTGACACTAGCTGCTGAG AGGGCTGGCCCGGAGCTGTACGACGCAGGTGCACCCCCCTTGCCCCCCTGTCCAGGGGAGTGGCTAAGTGATCCCGACTGGAGCTTGGAGGGTAGTGGTGGGGCCCGGGGACAGGCTCCCCCACCccgccacccccacccccatgggcCTCCCCGGGTCACTGGCTTCCTCCAGCATGTTGGCGGGCATCACTGA
- the C1H19orf47 gene encoding uncharacterized protein C19orf47 homolog isoform X3, with the protein MVSVTMATSEWIQFFKEAGIPPGPAVNYAVMFVDNRIQKNMLLDLNKEIMNELGVTVVGDIIAILKHAKVVYRQDVCKAAAESLASSPSHLQAELRRSATSAASRMIANSLSRDSPPSTPVRRPDASTSKISVTVSNKMASKHAKAAALDQLEEENAAVPVKRRRRVTAEMEGKYIITMPKGTTPRTRKILEQQQAAKGVQRTSVFDRLGAETKADTTTGNKPTGVFSRLGDALETDEERAADSDDDSSVLQYAGVLKRMGKSFNKDSTPLGVTIKAKATSSEAKPVPATLRRLGGNQGPSAERKPEPLPKVSVIQRLGKATLPPEAQDSQVTSTKSQTARCPLPEVRLSTPSLRPPRRPWRRAVRNS; encoded by the exons ATGGTGTCGGTCACAATGG CTACGTCAGAATGGATCCAGTTCTTCAAGGAAGCTGGGATCCCCCCAGGGCCTGCTGTCAACTATGCAGTGATGTTTGTAGATAACAG AATCCAGAAGAATATGTTGCTAGACCTGAATAAGGAGATCATGAATGAGCTCGGCGTGACTGTGGTGGGTGACATCATTGCCATCCTCAAACATGCCAAGGTGGTGTATCGCCAG GATGTGTGCAAAGCGGCTGCTGAGTCCTTGGCTTCGAGTCCCAGCCACCTGCAGGCAGAGCTCCGGCGTAGCGCGACTAGCG CAGCTTCTCGGATGATTGCTAATAGCCTGAGTCGGGACTCCCCACCCAGCACCCCTGTCAGGCGTCCTGATGCCAGTACCTCCAAGATCTCAGTCACTGTCTCCAACAAGATGGCCTCAAAGCATGCCAAAGCTGCTG CTCTGGACCAGCTTGAAGAGGAGAATGCTGCTGTGCCAGTGAAGCGGAGGCGCCGTGTAACTGCCGAAATGGAAGGGAAATACATTATCACCATGCCCAAGGGGACCACGCCTCGGACACGCAAGATCCTAGAGCAGCAGCAAGCGGCTAAAG GTGTCCAGAGGACGTCTGTATTTGACCGGCTTGGAGCCGAGACCAAGGCTGATACGACAACTGGGAACAAG CCCACAGGTGTCTTTAGCCGATTGGGTGATGCCCTGGAGACAGATGAGGAGCGGGCAGCGGATAGTGATGATGATAGCTCCGTCCTGCAATACGCTGGAGTCCTGAAGAGgatgggcaagtcctttaacaaGGATAGCACGCCCCTGGGGGTGACCATCAAGGCCAAAGCCACCAGCTCAGAAGCCAAGCCAGTCCCAGCCACCCTTCGGCGCTTAGGGGGCAACCAGGGCCCCTCTGCTGAGAGGAAGCCAGAACCGTTGCCCAAAGTCAGCGTCATCCAGAGACTTGGCAAAGCCACTCTTCCCCCAGAGGCTCAGGACAGCCAAGTCACCAGCACAAAGA GTCAGACTGCCCGCTGTCCTCTGCCCGAAGTGCGTCTATCCACGCCCTCCCTGCGCCCTCCCCGCCGCCCATGGCGCCGAGCTGTTAGGAACTCTTAG
- the C1H19orf47 gene encoding uncharacterized protein C19orf47 homolog isoform X1: MVSVTMATSEWIQFFKEAGIPPGPAVNYAVMFVDNRIQKNMLLDLNKEIMNELGVTVVGDIIAILKHAKVVYRQDVCKAAAESLASSPSHLQAELRRSATSAASRMIANSLSRDSPPSTPVRRPDASTSKISVTVSNKMASKHAKAAALDQLEEENAAVPVKRRRRVTAEMEGKYIITMPKGTTPRTRKILEQQQAAKGVQRTSVFDRLGAETKADTTTGNKPTGVFSRLGDALETDEERAADSDDDSSVLQYAGVLKRMGKSFNKDSTPLGVTIKAKATSSEAKPVPATLRRLGGNQGPSAERKPEPLPKVSVIQRLGKATLPPEAQDSQVTSTKSKSPAEFKVTIKRTLAGPRVSSSSEGHSAQMDNTGTISVFKRLGRKTD, from the exons ATGGTGTCGGTCACAATGG CTACGTCAGAATGGATCCAGTTCTTCAAGGAAGCTGGGATCCCCCCAGGGCCTGCTGTCAACTATGCAGTGATGTTTGTAGATAACAG AATCCAGAAGAATATGTTGCTAGACCTGAATAAGGAGATCATGAATGAGCTCGGCGTGACTGTGGTGGGTGACATCATTGCCATCCTCAAACATGCCAAGGTGGTGTATCGCCAG GATGTGTGCAAAGCGGCTGCTGAGTCCTTGGCTTCGAGTCCCAGCCACCTGCAGGCAGAGCTCCGGCGTAGCGCGACTAGCG CAGCTTCTCGGATGATTGCTAATAGCCTGAGTCGGGACTCCCCACCCAGCACCCCTGTCAGGCGTCCTGATGCCAGTACCTCCAAGATCTCAGTCACTGTCTCCAACAAGATGGCCTCAAAGCATGCCAAAGCTGCTG CTCTGGACCAGCTTGAAGAGGAGAATGCTGCTGTGCCAGTGAAGCGGAGGCGCCGTGTAACTGCCGAAATGGAAGGGAAATACATTATCACCATGCCCAAGGGGACCACGCCTCGGACACGCAAGATCCTAGAGCAGCAGCAAGCGGCTAAAG GTGTCCAGAGGACGTCTGTATTTGACCGGCTTGGAGCCGAGACCAAGGCTGATACGACAACTGGGAACAAG CCCACAGGTGTCTTTAGCCGATTGGGTGATGCCCTGGAGACAGATGAGGAGCGGGCAGCGGATAGTGATGATGATAGCTCCGTCCTGCAATACGCTGGAGTCCTGAAGAGgatgggcaagtcctttaacaaGGATAGCACGCCCCTGGGGGTGACCATCAAGGCCAAAGCCACCAGCTCAGAAGCCAAGCCAGTCCCAGCCACCCTTCGGCGCTTAGGGGGCAACCAGGGCCCCTCTGCTGAGAGGAAGCCAGAACCGTTGCCCAAAGTCAGCGTCATCCAGAGACTTGGCAAAGCCACTCTTCCCCCAGAGGCTCAGGACAGCCAAGTCACCAGCACAAAGAGTAAGTCCCCAGCTGAGTTCAAGGTTACCATAAAGAGGACCTTGGCAGGCCCAAGGGTGAGCAGCTCGAGCGAGGGCCATAGTGCACAGATGGACAACACAGGGACTATTAGTGTGTTTAAAAGACTGGGGCGGAAGACTGACTAA